In one window of Leptidea sinapis chromosome 9, ilLepSina1.1, whole genome shotgun sequence DNA:
- the LOC126966235 gene encoding aryl hydrocarbon receptor nuclear translocator-like protein 1, with protein MAAPGTSNTCLNVLSCAAVNQLGLKSPDFGMAVAVPQHSTTYDARSICGGDSSSDAHSPELPRPKASDRECRIIAEKHRRSQFNSEIAQMMTLLSDIVHSQRKVDKTSVLRLAANKLRNEHVFGDSIKCGHLETWSSAILKFFDLVGGFMIAVTCRGRIFNVSPNVQEKLGYCHVDLLGQDIYNYVHCEDKETLRRHIYPVELQTGCDAKLFEQHHNFSIRLMRAGARADPPKYERCRIDGMLRRSDKATSNGVEDEKTIRRQRVRHQRTFSSSGNDFVFIGMVHLITSSLPPRLLPPSAYSEYWTRHLIDGRIVQCDQSISLAAGYMIEEVTGTSAFVFMHKDDVRWVICVLRQMYDQSKEFGESYYRLVSRSGNFIHMRTRGYLEIDKDKNVQSFVCINSVIDEDYGQRMMEEMKRKYSVMVDMDKNQVDNSTTIDDTPVEHPKRLERIVKHLVEPAVSETFELVAPSEENIITAIKNSEKVVQKTGVRFDTRKRKNSEGSDSNEHLKKHSSLSSS; from the coding sequence ATGGCCGCTCCTGGTACTAGTAACACATGCCTCAATGTCCTGTCGTGTGCTGCAGTAAACCAATTGGGCCTGAAGAGCCCTGATTTTGGTATGGCGGTAGCAGTTCCTCAACATTCTACTACGTATGATGCCCGTTCCATCTGTGGTGGTGATTCTTCTTCTGATGCACACTCTCCTGAACTCCCAAGACCTAAGGCAAGTGACAGAGAATGTCGCATCATCGCAGAAAAGCATAGACGAAGTCAATTTAATTCTGAAATAGCTCAAATGATGACTCTTTTATCAGATATAGTGCACTCTCAACGTAAAGTGGATAagacaagtgtcctaagacttGCAGCCAATAAACTACGCAATGAACATGTATTTGGTGATTCCATAAAATGTGGTCATCTTGAGACATGGTCATCAGCTATTTTAAAGTTCTTCGATCTAGTTGGTGGTTTTATGATTGCAGTAACTTGTCGAGGAAGAATTTTTAATGTGTCTCCTAATGTCCAAGAGAAGTTGGGTTATTGCCATGTTGACCTTCTTGGTcaagatatttataattatgttcacTGTGAAGATAAGGAAACATTAAGAAGACATATATACCCAGTTGAATTACAAACTGGTTGTGATGCCAAGCTTTTTGAGCAACATCACAATTTTAGCATAAGACTTATGCGGGCAGGAGCTAGGGCTGACCCTCCTAAGTATGAGAGGTGTCGTATAGATGGGATGCTTCGCAGGTCCGATAAAGCTACATCAAATGGTGTGGAGGATGAAAAAACAATACGGAGGCAAAGAGTCAGACATCAAAGAACATTCTCTTCTAGTGGTAATGACTTTGTTTTTATTGGTATGGTACATTTAATAACAAGCTCTTTGCCTCCACGGTTGCTACCACCATCCGCCTATTCAGAATATTGGACCAGACATTTGATAGATGGCCGAATAGTGCAATGTGACCAAAGCATCTCTCTGGCAGCTGGTTACATGATTGAAGAAGTAACCGGGACATCTGCATTTGTATTTATGCACAAAGATGATGTGCGCTGGGTTATTTGTGTACTGAGACAAATGTATGACCAGAGCAAGGAGTTTGGTGAATCTTATTACAGACTTGTATCAAGGTCTGGGAATTTTATACATATGAGAACAAGAGGTTACCTTGAAATTGATAAGGATAAAAATGTTCAAAGTTTTGTTTGCATTAATAGTGTAATAGATGAAGACTATGGTCAACGAATGATGGAAGAAATGAAGAGAAAATATTCAGTAATGGTTGACATGGACAAAAACCAAGTGGACAATAGTACAACAATTGACGACACCCCTGTCGAGCATCCTAAACGCTTAGAAAGAATTGTCAAACATCTTGTTGAGCCAGCAGTGAGTGAAACCTTTGAGCTTGTTGCTCCATCTGAGGAGAATATTATAACTGCAATTAAGAATAGTGAAAAAGTGGTGCAAAAGACTGGTGTACGGTTTGACACGCGGAAAAGGAAAAATTCTGAAGGCAGTGATAGTAATGAACATTTAAAAAAGCACAGTAGCCTATCCAGCAGCTGA